GGGACTTAATGCCGCCGCCCGGCCTGCGTTTCTTGGAGATCCTTCGTGAAACTGCCGTTTTCCGTTTACGACTTCTTCGCCTATCTTGCCACCGGTTTTGTGGTTCTATGCGCCGCAGACTACGCCTTCGATGGTGGCTGGTTGGAGAAGGACAAGCTGCCCACCGGAATGCTGATATTTCTGATTGTGGCTGGCTATGTCCTCGGTCACTTTGTGGCACACCTTTCGAGCTTCTTTCTGGAGCACATGTTTTTGCGAAAGGTGCTCAAGTCACCAGAAGAGACTCTGTTTAAGGCGAAGGCGTCGGGATTCTGGTCGTATATCTTCCCGATCTTCTACAAGCCGTTTCCACCTGAGACGCAGCAGCGCGTGCTCGCTAAAGCAGCTGCTGCGGGGATTACCAAGCCGGGACGCGGTCTGTTTTTCCACTGCTTTGCAATCGTCAAACGAGAGAAGTCCACCGCTGAGCGATTGGTGACCTTTCTCAACGTCTATGGATTCAGCCGCAATGTCTGCATGGCGGCGCTTATCGCCGCCGTGATCCTGGCCTTTGCCGCAATCCGGAATTACGATCGGGCCGCCGGCACCGGTTTCGAGCCTGCCAAGCTTGCGTGGGCCGGTGTATCGGTCGCCGTCGCAATCGTGCTCTTCTACCGGTATCTAAAGTTCTTCAAGCACTACACGCAGGAAGTATTCCGCGACTATGCCGAGCTTCCGGGGGAAGTTACCGCGACAGCTCCAGCGCAGGCTGCTGAGCCTCCGGCCTCCATCTCCGACGAGCCGCCGCCCGCGGCCGGACTGGACGCTCCACCCGAGCCCGAAGACGCATCTCCAGCCTGAGCTTGCACGCGTCGGTCCGACACACCGACGCAAGATGGGAAGTCTAGCGTTAGAAAGTGCCCAAACAAACTGACATCTTCATGCTGTTTTTTTAACTCATTTCCTGAAAACATGTTACACGTTTCGAGCCCGCATCTAAATTGACCCCGGTCGAATCGGGTTGACAAGATTTGAACTTGTGCCCGCATCAGACTCGATCATTTATCTGTAGCCGATGGCGGTTCAGCCGACGACGATATCTGTTCATGATTTCGCGTTGGGGTCGCTCTGTGTGCCTGCTGACGCAAGAACACAGGGTTTTTCGCCAAATGGCTGTACACCCTCGACACCATGGTCGTGTCCTTGTGCCCCATTAAAAGTGCGACCGAAATCGGATCGACGCCCCCATTCATGAGGGCTTCAGTCGCCCAAGAATGGCGAGCGCCATAGGCGATGACACGGAATCCGATCTTCTCGGAGATTCTCCGTAGACGCAACACGATGGCGTTCTTTGTCCACGGTACGCCTCGCTCATTCCGGAAGAGAGGACCTTCCGGGAACTTGAGTAGTTGATTGTCGATAATCGTCTTGGCTTTGGGAGCCAAATAGATCACGCGTGGCTCATTCTGCCCCTTGGACTCGTCGGAAGGGAAGATCACCAGATCGTTATGGATGTGACGGCTCTCAATCAGCCGAGCTTCCTGAGGGCGGCAGCCGGTGCAGTAGAGAAAATCCAGCAGATCAACGAGTGACCCATTGGCATGCTCTCGGATTTGTGCCCATTGCTCGGCGGTGTAATAGACATCGCGGCGCTTGCGCTTTGGCTTCTTCATTCCCGTGATGGGATTGCGGCTGATGTAACTCTGCTCAACGGCCCAATTCAACATCCGTTGCATGATCGCCACCGCATCATTCTGGGTGGTAGAGCTGACGCCAAGGCCCTCGTGCCATTTGGTGACTTGGTGGATCTTGAGCTGTGACGCCTGCAGTCTTCTTCCCACCGCCTCAATGAACGACTTGAGAAAATGCCGGTGCAGCTTGTACGTGGCGGGTTTGCGGTTGGCCTGGCACCAATCGAGGTACGCTTGGCTGAGTTCGTACAGGGAGAAGCG
The genomic region above belongs to Rubinisphaera margarita and contains:
- a CDS encoding tyrosine-type recombinase/integrase, which codes for MARPAKPFFRKQTQSWYCSLSGKQFSLGKDKQLAFQKFHELMANREEHLQNRFSLYELSQAYLDWCQANRKPATYKLHRHFLKSFIEAVGRRLQASQLKIHQVTKWHEGLGVSSTTQNDAVAIMQRMLNWAVEQSYISRNPITGMKKPKRKRRDVYYTAEQWAQIREHANGSLVDLLDFLYCTGCRPQEARLIESRHIHNDLVIFPSDESKGQNEPRVIYLAPKAKTIIDNQLLKFPEGPLFRNERGVPWTKNAIVLRLRRISEKIGFRVIAYGARHSWATEALMNGGVDPISVALLMGHKDTTMVSRVYSHLAKNPVFLRQQAHRATPTRNHEQISSSAEPPSATDK